The window TGATCTCTGAATCCATCTGAaactcctcttcctcctcccccACTACTGTTCCTCCATTACTGGCCAAACACTCTGATATTGAACCTTTGCAGGAGGAGGAGGGAGATGATCTGATAGGTACCCATCCTAGGTAGCTCCCGTGGTCCCCACTCGATTCGACGGTGGATGTTGATGTTGCCATCAAGATCATGATGGATAGAACGGCGGAAATCCAGATTGATGAACGAGATGTTAATGAATCTGCCATTTTTGAAACAGAttttggagaagatgaagatcgAAATGgaaaatctctctctctctgactGATTGAGAGCTTCTTGATTGCAGGATTTTGTGAGTTTCTTTCTTCAATGGAGGGTtttgatttttgaaattttctctATGGGTGTTTGTTTGATGGGAAAATGGGAAATGGGTGTGAAAATTGTCTGTTTGTTTGGGTGTGCAGAGACTCTGGTAAGTCTCTCTCTATATTCTTTTTCTCTTAAGAGCAACAGAACAGAACAGCTAAGGGTTttataattaaacaaatttcaatTATTGACTTTCACTTCTCTCTTATTTACAAATATGCCACTAGACTTCTTCAAATTATGTTTCTCAAAAAGCATCACCACACCAAACACTTTTTTTATGGTCTTTGGATTAATTAAGTTattagtatttttatttttagttatgtttaaaaaaattagaattaaacGTTTTTTTTAGAGAAACGACCATATATTAAATAGAATCAGaatacaaagattaaacaatgaAATTTGGATGACTAGTATGTCACTCTATCAGTCCTGACATAGAATACGATGTCCTTGCAAGTTTATGGGCAACACTATTCGCAGAACGACTAACAAAAATGATACTAAAATCATTAAATGAATAAATCAACCTATTACAATCATCAAAAACAAGATCGTAATATAATGTTATTCATTTCACatgtaattaaaatttatatttttcacattttaaaatcatttttataGGTGTAATTTGATCGTAGAGAAACTGTAAAAATCTTATttcaatttgaaaaaatataatttcgaATTGAATGAAATGaataatgtatttttaattaaattagatgttcacaacttactaatttaataaacaatggtttaatataataaaaaaaataaatgataaaattttatgtgtttaaataaaatatgaaggaattaataaaataaaatattacagtttttttttttgtaaatatgtTTTTTGCCTTAGTTTAATACACCAAGACACGTGTACGTATTTGGCTAAAAAATGATTGATATCTGAACTTTAGATATGTCTCGTTGGCACTtactaaaaataatttattaactttctaaatttaaataaatattcgtAGATTAAACTTGTTCGAGACAACCTAATAGCCATTTTAGTGAACATCTAATTAAAAGAGTTTTACTTATTTTAATTGTGTTTGGAattgtatttttgtaattattttataatgtatatataaaatatttatacattgttaaaaatgaaaattttaatacaaataaaatgtgagttttatattaataatgCTGAATTTTCTAATCATCAATGATTTAAtaggattaaaaaaaattgacaatggaatatgttgaaataaaagataaaaaaatagaaagaaataaaataaaaacaatgaaAGACGTAAGAATGTTTTTTGGCAATTAAGTTGATGATGGATAGCCACTAACTACAGGGATTAGGTGCATTTTAGAatctgacttttctttttcataaatatatataaaacagCCAATCATAACATAGACTTTCCAAATGATTAGAATAACTTTTAATGGACCTAATCTTTTGACCAACACCATTTTTACTCCATCAAATTATAATTCTTATCTAATAAGCTATAATGCCTACAACATCTACGTGTCAGATTTTTGAGTGTTCACACTAAGGTGAATAGGTGTTGATGAATAAATATTACGTGTTTGTTTGTTACA is drawn from Euphorbia lathyris chromosome 9, ddEupLath1.1, whole genome shotgun sequence and contains these coding sequences:
- the LOC136207208 gene encoding rapid alkalinization factor — its product is MADSLTSRSSIWISAVLSIMILMATSTSTVESSGDHGSYLGWVPIRSSPSSSCKGSISECLASNGGTVVGEEEEEFQMDSEISRRILATTNYISYGALQRNTVPCSRRGASYYNCQPGAQANPYSRGCSAITRCRS